Proteins found in one Ferrovibrio sp. MS7 genomic segment:
- a CDS encoding acyltransferase translates to MSEALQIDPTAQISPDARIIPSSRGSRIVIGAHTHIYDFVVIRPVGGSGDVIIGEHCYINPHSCLYSGNGITFGNYVLVAPGCMIVPTNHAYGRRDIPIRHQGFLPSKGGVVIEDDVWLGANCTILDGAHIGKGAVIAAGSVVQGKVEPYAVMAGAPARFIRWRDE, encoded by the coding sequence ATGAGCGAAGCATTGCAGATCGACCCGACGGCGCAGATCAGCCCGGATGCGCGCATCATCCCCTCTTCGCGCGGCAGCCGCATCGTCATTGGTGCCCATACCCATATCTATGATTTCGTCGTTATCCGCCCGGTCGGCGGCAGTGGTGATGTAATCATCGGCGAGCATTGCTACATCAACCCGCATAGCTGCCTGTATTCCGGCAACGGGATTACCTTCGGCAATTACGTGCTGGTGGCGCCGGGCTGCATGATCGTGCCGACCAACCATGCCTATGGCCGCCGCGACATCCCGATCCGGCACCAGGGTTTCCTGCCGTCCAAGGGCGGCGTGGTGATCGAGGACGATGTCTGGCTCGGCGCCAACTGCACCATTCTCGATGGCGCCCATATCGGCAAGGGCGCGGTGATCGCCGCCGGCTCCGTGGTGCAGGGCAAGGTGGAGCCCTATGCCGTGATGGCCGGTGCGCCGGCACGCTTCATCCGCTGGCGCGACGAGTAA
- a CDS encoding NAD-dependent epimerase/dehydratase family protein: MTVQILGAYGLIGSAMLKKLPWATCPTRADLDLNDAASIAAADLKGDILVHAAGVTDEEFAADPASAWIRATRLTQGLLEAAAKAGIKRLVYVSTAHVYGPLEGDITEVRPVNPLGDYALAHFASEQLCRRAALQRGLDVLILRPCAVYGLLPDLARFKRWSLIPFSFPRELLQTGKIVLKSDGEQRRNFVSADAIAAEAAAFLASPLEPGRCRVQNAIGPDDMTVFAFAARCIALLRPGQGRVERPSPVLGPTKGPKPAPLAYRSRYTSAEPHSTLDATIRALAAQIQ, translated from the coding sequence ATGACAGTGCAGATCCTCGGCGCTTACGGCCTGATCGGCAGCGCCATGCTGAAAAAGCTGCCCTGGGCCACCTGCCCGACCCGCGCCGATCTCGACCTGAATGATGCCGCCAGCATCGCCGCCGCTGACCTCAAGGGCGACATCCTGGTGCATGCCGCCGGCGTGACGGATGAGGAATTCGCCGCCGATCCGGCCTCCGCCTGGATCCGTGCCACCCGCCTCACTCAAGGCTTGCTGGAGGCCGCCGCCAAAGCCGGCATCAAGCGGCTGGTCTATGTCTCCACCGCCCACGTCTATGGCCCGCTGGAAGGCGACATTACCGAGGTACGGCCGGTGAACCCGCTCGGCGATTACGCCCTGGCGCATTTCGCTTCCGAGCAGCTCTGCCGCCGCGCCGCCCTGCAGCGCGGCTTGGACGTGCTGATCCTGCGGCCCTGCGCCGTCTATGGCCTGCTGCCGGACCTCGCCCGCTTCAAGCGCTGGTCGCTGATCCCCTTCTCCTTCCCGCGCGAGTTGCTGCAAACCGGCAAGATCGTGCTGAAAAGCGATGGCGAGCAACGGCGCAATTTCGTTTCCGCCGACGCCATCGCCGCCGAGGCCGCGGCCTTCCTGGCCAGCCCCCTGGAGCCCGGCCGCTGCCGGGTGCAGAATGCCATCGGGCCAGATGACATGACGGTTTTCGCTTTCGCCGCGCGCTGCATCGCCCTGCTCCGTCCAGGCCAAGGCCGGGTGGAGCGCCCCAGTCCTGTACTGGGCCCTACCAAAGGCCCGAAACCAGCCCCTCTGGCCTATCGGTCCCGCTATACAAGCGCGGAACCGCACTCTACGCTGGACGCGACGATTCGCGCTCTGGCTGCGCAGATTCAATAG